A window of the Helianthus annuus cultivar XRQ/B chromosome 4, HanXRQr2.0-SUNRISE, whole genome shotgun sequence genome harbors these coding sequences:
- the LOC110933029 gene encoding bidirectional sugar transporter SWEET14: MVIAAQTFPQLTFAFGLIGTLFSFMVFISPLATFYEVYKKKTMEGIKSLHYVVGLFTSVLWLYYALIKGDAMYLTTIRSVGIVIQTFYLCVFAFYAPKRAMMKSLKQIMMFIVIGFGLIVILSQLLTKGTQRDVIVGWVVLVLTSLCVFVTPSSVLTQVIKTKSVKYMPILLVLSVTLSGFVWFFYGLLLADLNIIVPNALGFTLGVIQIIYYVVYRNVKADVDDNTTENNEQLSENDEPGAPKVKDQNASIDSENVANPHGSPVVANDHAIDIPVGD, encoded by the exons ATGGTGATTGCTGCTCAAACATTTCCCCAACTCACTTTTGCATTTGGTCTTATTGGTActctcttttc ATTTATGGTATTTATTTCACCCCT TGCAACATTCTATGAAGTTTACAAAAAGAAAACCATGGAAGGCATTAAGTCGTTGCACTACGTGGTGGGATTATTTACATCTGTTCTATGGTTATATTACGCGTTGATAAAGGGCGATGCAATGTACCTAACCACCATCAGGTCCGTTGGCATTGTCATACAAACCTTTTATCTGTGTGTTTTCGCCTTTTATGCCCCAAAGAGAGCCATG ATGAAGTCTTTGAAGCAAATCATGATGTTCATAGTTATTGGATTCGGATTGATTGTTATCTTGAGCCAATTACTTACGAAAGGCACTCAACGCGATGTGATAGTTGGATGGGTTGTCCTTGTATTAACTTCTCTGTGTGTTTTTGTCACACCTTCAAGTGTCTTG ACACAAGTGATCAAAACTAAGAGTGTGAAATACATGCCTATTCTTCTGGTATTATCGGTGACACTAAGTGGCTTTGTGTGGTTCTTTTATGGTTTACTTCTTGCGGACTTAAACATCAT TGTTCCAAATGCTCTCGGATTCACCTTGGGTGTCATTCAAATTATATATTACGTTGTGTATAGGAATGTGAAGGCAGACGTCGACGACAATACTACAGAAAACAACGAGCAATTGAGTGAAAATGATGAACCGGGTGCCCCAAAAGTAAAAGATCAAAACGCGTCTATAGACTCTGAAAACGTTGCAAACCCTCATGGTAGTCCAGTTGTGGCTAATGATCACGCGATTGATATCCCAGTTGGAGATTGA